AAACTCTATTCCAGAAAAGGAAATAGGTTACTAGATGTTGTATGTGAAGTGAAAGAAAAGAAGCTTCATCTTGAGGTTAGTACGCGTTTTGCTACTCGTATTCTAGAGTGGAAACAAGTCAAATAATATCATATTCTACTAATATAAGTTTCGCGTAAATAAATTTTTAAAATTAATTTAGAATGAAAAAGAACATTTTTATAGTTGTTTTTTCAATAACCACAACCCTTGTTCTTGCTCAAGAAAGCAAGTACTATTTTGGAATATCTTATGGGAAAAGTTTTCCGATAGGGGATTTTAAAGACGATGACATTATTAATTACAATGCTGGTTTTGCAGAAAGTGGAAATAAATTGGATGTATATGGAGGATATGTTATAAACAAAAAAACAACTTTAACATTCACCTTTCGTTATCAAAACTTCGATACAGATATTGATGCATTAACCAGCAGTTTAGAAGCAAATAATCAAAGTTCAATTTTTACTGGTAGTTCAGATTCATGGCAAACCTATTACCTTTTAACAGGTATAGCATATAAAGTAAGTATTAGTGAAAAATTTAGTCTTTATCCACGTATAGGATTCGGACCTATGCTCATTTCCAATCCTGAATTTTCAATAACGGGCACAAACGAAAACACCACTACAGAAGTAAATCGTTCAAGTGAAACTGGAATAGGATTGGGTTACGAATTTGGAATTGGATTTAAACGTGCTATCGGTAAGAGCTTTTGTTTAATGCCAACTTTTACTTTTAGTGGGGGTGTTGTTAC
The genomic region above belongs to Mariniflexile litorale and contains:
- a CDS encoding outer membrane beta-barrel protein, with translation MKKNIFIVVFSITTTLVLAQESKYYFGISYGKSFPIGDFKDDDIINYNAGFAESGNKLDVYGGYVINKKTTLTFTFRYQNFDTDIDALTSSLEANNQSSIFTGSSDSWQTYYLLTGIAYKVSISEKFSLYPRIGFGPMLISNPEFSITGTNENTTTEVNRSSETGIGLGYEFGIGFKRAIGKSFCLMPTFTFSGGVVTISDVDTTTGNTVTTSNYKPRISTFNLGLSLAYKL